A segment of the Niveibacterium umoris genome:
ACCAGGTCACCGTCGACCAGCACCGGGATCAGGCCGTTCGGGTTGAGTTTCAGGTACTCGGGCGACTTGTGCGCATCGTGCGCCCGGTCGACAAGTCGCAGTGCGTATTCCGCGCCGATTTCCTCGAGCAGCATGTGCGGCGCAAGGCTCGCATTGCTCGGGTAGTAGTGCAGCTCGATCATCGAGAGTGAATGCCCAATCAGGGAAGGGGCCACGCGGCAGCGTGGCTGCGGCGCCGCGCAGCACGACCGCCAATCAGCGGCCGAAACTGAGGTTGTCGAGTTCCAGCAGACGGTTCATGCGCCCATCGGCGCCACGCACATCCTCGCTGGAGGTCGCGGCATCCACGATGGTCGGGCGGATCAGGATCACCAGTTCGCGCTTGACCACCGTCTTGTTGGTGCTGCGGAACAGCGGGCCGATCAGCGGGACGCTGCCGAGCACCGGCACCTGATCGACGTCGTCGCTGAGCGCCTCGCGGATCAGGCCACCCAGCGCAATGATCTGCCCATCCTGCCCGCGCACCACGCTGTCGGTCTCGCTGACGTTGCTCGATGCCAGTGGCAGCGTCAGCGTCCCCATCGTCCCGAGATTGATCTGGCGCTGGATCTCCTTGACCTGGCTGACCGACGGATGCACATGCAGCGTAACGTTGCGGTTCTCGTCGATCGACGGCGTCACATCGAGTGATATGCCGGAGAAGAAGGGCTGCAAGGTCACCGAAGGCGTGGTCGAAGACACCGTGCTGGTCGTCGTCGTCGAACTGATGTTGGTGACGAAGAAATCATCGGTGCCCACCTTGAGCACAGCCGCCTGGTTGTTCATCGCTGCGATGCGCGGGCTGGACAGCACGTGCACCTTGCCCTGTGTTTCGAGCAGGCTGATCACGGCGGCGAAGTTGTTGCTCTGGAAGACGAGACCGAACAAGGTGTTTGCCGAAGTCGCAGCGTTCGCCAGCGTCTGCCCGGCGATCCCGCTGATCGTATTTGCGACGGCCGCGCTGTCGGTCGACAGCGTGGTGCCGGGCGAGACGGGGCCGACCGAATAGCGGCCGCTGCCATCGCTACGCATGTGCCCGAATGCCGCCCAGTTCACGCCCGCCTGGAACTGGTTGTTGAGCTGCACTTCCATGATCTTCGCTTCGAGGATCACCTGGCGTTCGAGCGCGATCTTTGCCGCGCGCAGGTAGGTTTCGACCTGCGCGATTTCCTGTGGCATCGCACGCACCACAATCACGCCGGTCTGCGGGCTGACCACCACCTTGCGGCCCTCGCCCTCGCCGATGATCATCGCGAGCACCGTGGACACTTCGTTCCAGAAGTCGCTCTTGGTCTGGCTGGTAATGCGGTTGGCAACAAAGCTCGAGCTGCTGCCGCCGGAGCTCTGCGTCGTGGACGTCCCGCTATTGGTGCTATTGCCGGAAGAATTGCTGGGGTTTCCGTCGCTCACCGACCCGGAAATCACGCGCACGTCGCTCACCGACTTGCGCTGCAGATCGAGGTGGCTAGCCTGAAACACCCGCGTCTGCAGGGTCTGCGGCTGCACCACGATGCGCTGCCCCTCGACGCGGAAGTCGTAGCCATAGACCTGGCGGATGGCGGCAAGCGCTTCGGCCACCGTCACGTCGCGCAGGTTCATCGTGATCTTGCCGTTGAAATCAGGCGGCAAGATCATCGAGTAAGGCGTGCCGCTGACGATGCTGAGCAGCACCTGGGCGGCGGGCGCGTTGTTCACGACCAGATCGAATCGCGGTTGCGGCTCGACCTGGCGGCGCGCAGCCGGAAGTTCGTCGATACGCATCGACGGCATCAGTTTCGGTTCGACCGGCGCAGATGCCGCGGCCGCCGGCGCGGTACTGGCCGCCTGAGCCAGCTCGGCCTTGATCGATTCACGCGGCGCCTCGTACGCAGGCGGTCGCGTCGCGCAGGCGGACAGCAGCGCGAGCACCAGCGCAGCGCAGCAGTATCGGCGGATCATGCTCCCCCTC
Coding sequences within it:
- the mshL gene encoding pilus (MSHA type) biogenesis protein MshL — encoded protein: MIRRYCCAALVLALLSACATRPPAYEAPRESIKAELAQAASTAPAAAASAPVEPKLMPSMRIDELPAARRQVEPQPRFDLVVNNAPAAQVLLSIVSGTPYSMILPPDFNGKITMNLRDVTVAEALAAIRQVYGYDFRVEGQRIVVQPQTLQTRVFQASHLDLQRKSVSDVRVISGSVSDGNPSNSSGNSTNSGTSTTQSSGGSSSSFVANRITSQTKSDFWNEVSTVLAMIIGEGEGRKVVVSPQTGVIVVRAMPQEIAQVETYLRAAKIALERQVILEAKIMEVQLNNQFQAGVNWAAFGHMRSDGSGRYSVGPVSPGTTLSTDSAAVANTISGIAGQTLANAATSANTLFGLVFQSNNFAAVISLLETQGKVHVLSSPRIAAMNNQAAVLKVGTDDFFVTNISSTTTTSTVSSTTPSVTLQPFFSGISLDVTPSIDENRNVTLHVHPSVSQVKEIQRQINLGTMGTLTLPLASSNVSETDSVVRGQDGQIIALGGLIREALSDDVDQVPVLGSVPLIGPLFRSTNKTVVKRELVILIRPTIVDAATSSEDVRGADGRMNRLLELDNLSFGR